One window of the Pseudomonas sihuiensis genome contains the following:
- a CDS encoding 3-deoxy-7-phosphoheptulonate synthase, with amino-acid sequence MNSSAQLASTVTTIARRSAQPLPSPAVLRQRLPLPNALAERIAADRDAIRAVLDGRDSRLLVVVGPCSLHDRTSALEYAERLAELAAQVDDQLLLVMRAYVEKPRTTVGWKGLLYDPHLDGSGDMAEGLRQSRQLMLDILARGLPLATELLQPMAAGYFDDLLGWAAIGARTSESQVHREMVSGLDLPVGFKNGTDGSVGIACDAMRSAAHPHQHFGIDDLGHPALLHTAGNPDTHLVLRGGHDGPNHDAVSVAAAREALQRQGIAPRIMVDCSHANSGKDPLRQPAVLDSVIKQRLAGDASLRGVMLESHLFDGCQALSGELRYGVSITDGCLGWEGTEAALRQAAERLRG; translated from the coding sequence ATGAACAGCTCCGCTCAACTCGCTTCTACCGTTACCACCATCGCCCGCCGCAGCGCCCAGCCGCTGCCCAGCCCCGCCGTATTGCGCCAGCGCCTGCCGTTGCCCAACGCCCTTGCCGAACGTATCGCCGCCGACCGCGACGCCATCCGTGCCGTGCTCGATGGCCGTGATTCGCGCCTGCTGGTGGTGGTCGGCCCCTGCTCCCTGCATGACCGCACCAGCGCCCTCGAATACGCCGAACGCCTGGCCGAGCTGGCGGCACAGGTCGATGACCAACTGCTGCTGGTGATGCGCGCCTACGTGGAAAAACCACGTACCACCGTGGGCTGGAAGGGGCTGTTGTACGACCCCCATCTCGATGGCAGTGGCGACATGGCCGAAGGCTTGCGGCAGTCGCGGCAACTGATGCTGGATATTCTCGCTCGTGGCCTGCCGCTGGCCACTGAGCTGTTGCAACCGATGGCCGCGGGTTACTTCGACGACCTGCTCGGTTGGGCGGCGATCGGCGCACGTACCAGCGAGTCGCAGGTGCATCGCGAGATGGTCAGTGGTCTGGATTTGCCGGTGGGCTTCAAGAATGGCACCGACGGCAGTGTCGGCATCGCCTGCGACGCTATGCGCTCGGCGGCACATCCGCATCAGCATTTCGGCATCGATGACCTTGGTCACCCGGCGCTGTTGCACACCGCCGGCAACCCGGACACCCACCTGGTGCTGCGCGGAGGCCACGACGGGCCGAATCACGATGCCGTCAGCGTCGCCGCCGCACGTGAGGCGTTGCAGCGTCAGGGTATCGCACCGCGGATCATGGTCGACTGCAGCCATGCCAACAGCGGCAAGGACCCGCTGCGCCAGCCTGCGGTGCTGGACAGCGTGATCAAGCAGCGCCTGGCCGGCGATGCCAGCCTGCGCGGGGTAATGCTGGAGAGCCACCTGTTCGACGGCTGCCAGGCGCTGTCCGGCGAGCTGCGTTACGGTGTGTCGATCACCGACGGCTGCCTGGGCTGGGAAGGCACCGAAGCGGCGCTGCGCCAGGCCGCCGAGCGTTTGCGCGGGTAG
- a CDS encoding DNA-J related domain-containing protein, translating into MNDDLDPSQDLADQVLQLLQAAPDGLAEYALIQQLKARHSGHLPNLPLTDKLVLFRTHFLLFNALYRLRDQLRQAQTHLLEISPLCIRLLPYQPGTAALSERDELRDYYLDMSQLRDTDERDVERLLTSFWTRMQGGDEKQAALELFELNHEQTLDLSRIKQRYRQMVSLHHPDRGGSTERLQSINLAMEILERYYR; encoded by the coding sequence ATGAATGACGACCTCGACCCCAGCCAGGATCTCGCCGACCAGGTACTGCAACTGCTGCAGGCCGCTCCGGACGGGCTGGCCGAATACGCCCTGATCCAGCAGCTCAAGGCCCGCCATAGCGGCCACCTGCCCAACCTGCCGCTGACCGACAAGCTGGTGCTGTTTCGCACCCACTTTCTGCTGTTCAACGCCCTTTACCGCCTGCGCGATCAGCTCCGGCAGGCGCAGACGCATCTGCTCGAAATCAGCCCGCTGTGCATTCGCCTGCTGCCCTATCAGCCCGGCACGGCTGCACTGAGCGAGCGCGACGAGCTGCGCGACTACTACCTGGACATGAGCCAGCTGCGCGATACCGACGAACGCGACGTCGAGCGCCTGCTCACCAGTTTCTGGACACGCATGCAGGGCGGTGACGAAAAACAGGCCGCGCTGGAGCTGTTCGAGCTGAACCACGAACAAACCCTCGACTTGTCACGCATCAAGCAGCGCTACCGACAAATGGTCAGCCTGCATCACCCGGACAGAGGCGGCAGCACAGAGCGGCTGCAGTCGATCAACCTGGCCATGGAAATTCTAGAGCGCTATTACCGCTGA
- a CDS encoding SprT family zinc-dependent metalloprotease: MPEQIHARVEACYQQAEAFFKQRFARPEISFKLRGQKAGVAHLTENKLRFNLQLYRANQEDFLRQTVPHEVAHMVAHQLFGPRIQPHGEEWQLIMRGVYELPPHRCHSYEVERRKVNRFIYRCSCVDGEFPFSAQRHALVAKGRRYYCRRCKVTLTFSGEQRQE; this comes from the coding sequence ATGCCCGAACAGATTCACGCCCGCGTCGAAGCCTGCTACCAGCAGGCCGAAGCCTTCTTCAAGCAACGCTTTGCCCGCCCCGAGATCAGCTTCAAGCTGCGTGGGCAGAAGGCGGGGGTCGCGCACCTGACGGAAAACAAGCTGCGCTTCAATCTGCAGCTGTACCGGGCCAACCAGGAAGACTTCCTGCGCCAGACAGTGCCGCACGAAGTCGCCCACATGGTCGCCCATCAGCTATTCGGCCCACGCATTCAGCCGCATGGCGAGGAATGGCAACTGATCATGCGCGGCGTCTACGAACTGCCGCCGCATCGTTGCCACAGCTATGAAGTCGAACGCCGCAAAGTCAACCGCTTCATCTACCGCTGCAGTTGCGTGGATGGCGAGTTCCCCTTCTCGGCCCAGCGTCATGCCCTGGTCGCCAAGGGCCGCCGTTACTATTGCCGGCGTTGCAAGGTAACGCTGACCTTCAGTGGTGAGCAGCGTCAGGAGTGA
- the ttcA gene encoding tRNA 2-thiocytidine(32) synthetase TtcA, which yields MGTLSVNQNKLQKRIRRLAGEAITDFNMIEDGDKVMVCLSGGKDSYTMLDVLLYLQKVAPIQFEIVAVNMDQKQPGFPEHVLPAYLESIGVQYHIIEKDTYSVVKEKIPEGKTTCSLCSRLRRGTLYTYADEIGATKMALGHHRDDILETFFLNMFYGGTLKAMPPKLLSDDGRNVVIRPLAYCAEADIEAYSQLKEFPIIPCNLCGSQENLQRQVVKEMLQEWERKSPGRVEIMFRALQNVHPSQLADRNLFDFKSLKIDDSATPRFLDVMSL from the coding sequence ATGGGCACCCTTTCGGTCAACCAGAACAAACTGCAGAAGCGCATTCGCCGCCTGGCCGGCGAAGCCATCACCGACTTCAACATGATCGAGGATGGCGACAAGGTGATGGTCTGCCTGTCCGGCGGCAAGGACAGCTACACCATGCTCGACGTGCTGCTGTACCTGCAGAAGGTGGCGCCGATCCAGTTCGAGATCGTCGCGGTGAACATGGATCAGAAGCAGCCCGGTTTCCCCGAGCATGTGCTGCCGGCCTATCTGGAATCCATTGGTGTGCAGTACCACATCATCGAGAAGGACACCTACTCGGTGGTGAAAGAGAAGATCCCCGAGGGCAAGACCACCTGCTCGCTGTGCTCGCGCCTGCGTCGTGGCACCCTGTACACCTACGCCGACGAGATCGGTGCGACCAAGATGGCGCTGGGGCACCACCGCGACGACATTCTGGAAACCTTCTTCCTCAACATGTTCTACGGCGGCACGCTCAAGGCCATGCCGCCCAAGCTGCTCTCCGACGATGGCCGCAACGTGGTGATCCGCCCGCTGGCCTATTGTGCCGAGGCCGATATCGAGGCCTACAGCCAGCTCAAGGAATTTCCCATCATCCCCTGCAACCTGTGCGGTTCGCAGGAGAACCTGCAGCGCCAGGTGGTCAAGGAGATGCTGCAGGAGTGGGAGCGCAAGAGCCCGGGTCGCGTCGAGATCATGTTCCGCGCCCTGCAGAACGTGCACCCCTCGCAACTGGCCGACCGCAACCTGTTCGACTTCAAGAGCCTGAAGATCGACGACAGCGCCACGCCGCGCTTCCTCGATGTGATGAGCCTGTAA
- a CDS encoding Yip1 family protein — protein sequence MIHHVWGLFTHPDQEWQEIRGEEETISHMYLTHVLILAAIPAVSAYIGTTQVGWAIGDRAPVMLTEGSAMVMAIMSYLAMLAGVAVMGAFIHWMARTYDANPSLTQCVVFAAYTATPLFIGGLAALYPHLWLGMIVGTVAICYTVYLLYVGIPTFMNIPEDEGFMFSSSVLAVGLVVLVAMIASSVILWGMGIGPVYTS from the coding sequence ATGATCCACCACGTTTGGGGGCTCTTCACCCATCCCGACCAAGAATGGCAAGAAATTCGTGGCGAGGAAGAAACCATCAGCCACATGTACCTGACCCACGTACTGATTCTCGCGGCGATTCCTGCCGTCTCGGCTTACATCGGCACCACCCAGGTCGGCTGGGCCATCGGCGACCGAGCGCCGGTGATGCTGACCGAAGGCAGTGCGATGGTGATGGCCATCATGTCCTACCTGGCGATGCTCGCAGGGGTAGCCGTGATGGGCGCTTTCATCCACTGGATGGCGCGCACCTACGATGCCAACCCGAGTCTGACCCAGTGCGTCGTGTTCGCCGCCTACACCGCCACCCCGCTGTTCATCGGAGGTCTTGCAGCGCTGTACCCCCACCTGTGGCTGGGCATGATCGTCGGCACGGTCGCCATCTGCTACACGGTTTACCTGCTCTACGTCGGCATACCGACCTTCATGAACATTCCCGAGGACGAAGGCTTCATGTTCTCCAGTTCAGTGCTGGCGGTAGGCCTGGTGGTGCTGGTGGCCATGATTGCCAGCTCGGTCATTCTCTGGGGCATGGGCATCGGCCCGGTCTACACCAGTTGA